One Natrinema sp. DC36 genomic window, CCGACGCGACGAGCATCGAGATAATCGGCAACGCGGCGTGGTTGATGATGCCGGTTATGTACGCCCACGTGAATCCGGGATCGACACTGGCCGGCTGCCGACCGCCCGACGGGAAGGGGCCGTGGTAAGCGAGAAAGATCAACAGGAGAATCGCCATCACGTAGTACGGAATCGAACCGATGACGACGGCGTAGGACGTGAGCCCGACGTCCAGTTTTCCGCCCTCCCAGTACGCCATTAACGCGCCGATGGCGATACCGAGGAAGAAGCTGATGAACACGGCCCAGCTCAGCACGAACAGCGTCCACGGGAGCGCCTCGGCGAGAACGTCCGTCACGGGTTTCGCGTAGTAGATCGACTCTCCGAGATTCCCCTGCAGCATGTTGATGCTGTACTCGACGTACGCCTCGTGGATTGGTTGGTCCGGATCGATGGTGAGCCGGGCGTCGATGAGGTTCTGTATCTGTGTGGGGTTGTACCCCTGTTGTGCCAGTCGGGTGACCATCGATCCCATTATACTCCCCGGCATCAGCCGAACGAGGGCGAAAGAGAGCGTGATGACCGCCCACACCGTAAATACTGTCTGGCCTAATCGCCTTATACGCCAGTCAATGGATACCATAGTTCGATGTAGCACATATTTCCGGGTCATTCCTAATGAACGTTCCCATCCGCTTCCGGGGAAGCGGACCGGCGATCGACTCATTTCAGCGGCCGGCGGGCACAGTGGGAGACATGGCGGGACGCGTCACTCGACGCGCAGTCCGCTCGAGCCGTTGTCTC contains:
- a CDS encoding ABC transporter permease — encoded protein: MVSIDWRIRRLGQTVFTVWAVITLSFALVRLMPGSIMGSMVTRLAQQGYNPTQIQNLIDARLTIDPDQPIHEAYVEYSINMLQGNLGESIYYAKPVTDVLAEALPWTLFVLSWAVFISFFLGIAIGALMAYWEGGKLDVGLTSYAVVIGSIPYYVMAILLLIFLAYHGPFPSGGRQPASVDPGFTWAYITGIINHAALPIISMLVASGVASLGMRGNSIRVLGEDYLRVARLRGLSDIRISTQYVARNAVLPMYTTFLISIGEMFGGSVVLERVFQYRGLGFYLFSALKQRDYPLMMGGFVVITVAIVLALLIADLTYSFVDPRAGGQNNESY